One part of the Lycium ferocissimum isolate CSIRO_LF1 chromosome 8, AGI_CSIRO_Lferr_CH_V1, whole genome shotgun sequence genome encodes these proteins:
- the LOC132066939 gene encoding uncharacterized protein LOC132066939 isoform X2, producing MPLLSTCCISFCSSQSRPCYSSWCFPMVAISRGLNGIGLAIVTPAIQSLVADSTNESNRGTAFGWLSLTSSFGSILGGILSVLIAETSFMGIPGWRISFHLVGLVSVLVGFLVCLFANDPRFGKGKDQLPLKPFQEEVSELLKEAKEVIKVPSFQILIAQGVSGTFPWSALSFATMWLELIGFSHKKTALLWTLFQVASAIGAFFGGFMGDVLAKYFPNSGRIILSQISTSSAIPLAAILLLLLPNDPKTAMLHGLVLFIMGLIITWCGSATNNPIFAEIVPERARTSIYALDRSFETIIASFAPLVVGILAQRVFGYKPIPKGSTGSQEVETDRQNAASLAKALYTAIGIPTAICCFIYSFLYCTYPQDRDCVRLQLIEETGNSTLEEQQPLLENDDHRLLSAIT from the exons ATGCCTTTGTTATCCACTTGCTGCATATCTTTCTGCTCGTCACAATCGCGCCCATGTTATAGCTCTTGGTGCTTTCCTATG GTAGCAATTTCCAGAGGATTGAACGGGATAGGACTTGCAATAGTCACACCAGCAATACAATCTCTAGTTGCTGACTCAACTAATGAAAGTAACCGCGGTACAGCTTTTGGATGGTTATCACTAACTTCAAGTTTTGGCTCAATCCTTGGTGGGATTTTGTCTGTGCTGATTGCTGAAACATCATTTATGGGGATCCCTGGCTGGAGAATCTCCTTCCATCTAGTTGGTCTTGTAAGTGTTCTTGTTGGTTTCTTAGTCTGTCTCTTTGCCAACGATCCCCGCTTTGGAAAAGGTAAAGATCAACTTCCACTGAAACCATTTCAAGAAGAAGTCAGTGAACTGCTAAAAGAAGCAAAAGAAGTTATCAAAGTGCCCTCCTTTCAAATACTTATTGCCCAAGGGGTTTCTGGGACATTCCCCTGGTCAGCATTGTCATTCGCGACTATGTGGTTGGAACTTATTGGCTTCTCTCACAAGAAAACAGCACTCCTCTGGACATTGTTTCAAGTTGCTTCTGCGATTGGCGCGTTTTTTGGAGGATTCATGGGGGATGTATTGGCTAAGTACTTTCCTAATTCTGGTAGGATTATACTCTCTCAGATAAGCACTAGCTCAGCAATTCCCTTGGCTGCAATTCTGCTGCTGCTATTGCCTAATGATCCTAAAACAGCTATGTTGCACGGTTTAGTCTTGTTCATCATGGGATTAATCATAACATGGTGTGGTTCAGCAACAAACAA TCCGATATTTGCTGAGATAGTTCCAGAGAGAGCTCGAACAAGCATTTATGCTCTGGATCGATCTTTTGAGACCATAATAGCGTCCTTTGCTCCATTAGTGGTTGGTATTTTAGCTCAACGAGTTTTCGGTTATAAACCAATCCCAAAGGGATCAACAGGCTCACAGGAAGTTGAAACGGATAGACAAAATGCTGCATCACTTGCCAAGGCACTATACACTGCAATAGGCATCCCAACGGCCATCTGTTGCTTCATTTATTCTTTCCTTTATTGCACATATCCACAAGATAGGGACTGTGTCCGGTTGCAACTGATTGAAGAAACAGGCAATTCTACATTGGAAGAACAACAGCCTTTACTTGAGAACGATGACCACAGACTTCTTTCAGCAATTACTTGA
- the LOC132066939 gene encoding uncharacterized protein LOC132066939 isoform X1: MKKAKLISQTHPFTICNPPTLPEIMVKFKNLKSDRLTLVFVNIAGIMEKADESLLPGVYKEVGKDLHTDPTGLGSLTVFRSLVQCLCYPLAAYLSARHNRAHVIALGAFLWSAATFLVAISSTFTEVAISRGLNGIGLAIVTPAIQSLVADSTNESNRGTAFGWLSLTSSFGSILGGILSVLIAETSFMGIPGWRISFHLVGLVSVLVGFLVCLFANDPRFGKGKDQLPLKPFQEEVSELLKEAKEVIKVPSFQILIAQGVSGTFPWSALSFATMWLELIGFSHKKTALLWTLFQVASAIGAFFGGFMGDVLAKYFPNSGRIILSQISTSSAIPLAAILLLLLPNDPKTAMLHGLVLFIMGLIITWCGSATNNPIFAEIVPERARTSIYALDRSFETIIASFAPLVVGILAQRVFGYKPIPKGSTGSQEVETDRQNAASLAKALYTAIGIPTAICCFIYSFLYCTYPQDRDCVRLQLIEETGNSTLEEQQPLLENDDHRLLSAIT; this comes from the exons ATGAAGAAAGCAAAACTTATTAGTCAAACACACCCCTTCACAATCTGTAATCCTCCAACTCTGCCGGAAATAATGGTgaaattcaagaacttaaaaTCAGATAGATTAACACTTGTGTTTGTCAATATTGCTGGTATAATGGAGAAAGCTGATGAATCTTTGTTACCTGGTGTTTATAAAGAAGTTGGCAAGGATTTACATACTGATCCAACTGGCCTTGGCTCTCTTACTGTATTTAGATCATTAGTTCAATGCCTTTGTTATCCACTTGCTGCATATCTTTCTGCTCGTCACAATCGCGCCCATGTTATAGCTCTTGGTGCTTTCCTATGGTCTGCTGCTACTTTCCTTGTCGCCATCTCCTCTACCTTCACTGAG GTAGCAATTTCCAGAGGATTGAACGGGATAGGACTTGCAATAGTCACACCAGCAATACAATCTCTAGTTGCTGACTCAACTAATGAAAGTAACCGCGGTACAGCTTTTGGATGGTTATCACTAACTTCAAGTTTTGGCTCAATCCTTGGTGGGATTTTGTCTGTGCTGATTGCTGAAACATCATTTATGGGGATCCCTGGCTGGAGAATCTCCTTCCATCTAGTTGGTCTTGTAAGTGTTCTTGTTGGTTTCTTAGTCTGTCTCTTTGCCAACGATCCCCGCTTTGGAAAAGGTAAAGATCAACTTCCACTGAAACCATTTCAAGAAGAAGTCAGTGAACTGCTAAAAGAAGCAAAAGAAGTTATCAAAGTGCCCTCCTTTCAAATACTTATTGCCCAAGGGGTTTCTGGGACATTCCCCTGGTCAGCATTGTCATTCGCGACTATGTGGTTGGAACTTATTGGCTTCTCTCACAAGAAAACAGCACTCCTCTGGACATTGTTTCAAGTTGCTTCTGCGATTGGCGCGTTTTTTGGAGGATTCATGGGGGATGTATTGGCTAAGTACTTTCCTAATTCTGGTAGGATTATACTCTCTCAGATAAGCACTAGCTCAGCAATTCCCTTGGCTGCAATTCTGCTGCTGCTATTGCCTAATGATCCTAAAACAGCTATGTTGCACGGTTTAGTCTTGTTCATCATGGGATTAATCATAACATGGTGTGGTTCAGCAACAAACAA TCCGATATTTGCTGAGATAGTTCCAGAGAGAGCTCGAACAAGCATTTATGCTCTGGATCGATCTTTTGAGACCATAATAGCGTCCTTTGCTCCATTAGTGGTTGGTATTTTAGCTCAACGAGTTTTCGGTTATAAACCAATCCCAAAGGGATCAACAGGCTCACAGGAAGTTGAAACGGATAGACAAAATGCTGCATCACTTGCCAAGGCACTATACACTGCAATAGGCATCCCAACGGCCATCTGTTGCTTCATTTATTCTTTCCTTTATTGCACATATCCACAAGATAGGGACTGTGTCCGGTTGCAACTGATTGAAGAAACAGGCAATTCTACATTGGAAGAACAACAGCCTTTACTTGAGAACGATGACCACAGACTTCTTTCAGCAATTACTTGA